One Cryptosporangium phraense genomic window carries:
- a CDS encoding flavin reductase family protein — translation MKATAGADPRDLRDVYGAFPSGVVGLCAVVDGVPVGMAASSFVAVSLDPPLVAVCVQHTSTTWPRLRERPVVGVSVLGESHDLAARRLAAKTGDRFEGLTVATTDGGALLIDGASAWLECTVDREVPAGDHMIVLLRIEAFELERTIAPLVFHSSGFRRLSA, via the coding sequence ATGAAAGCCACCGCCGGGGCCGACCCCCGTGACCTCCGCGACGTCTACGGGGCGTTCCCCAGCGGCGTCGTCGGGTTGTGCGCGGTGGTCGACGGCGTCCCGGTCGGGATGGCGGCGAGCAGCTTCGTCGCCGTGTCGCTCGATCCGCCGCTGGTCGCGGTGTGCGTCCAGCACACGTCCACGACGTGGCCGCGGCTGCGTGAGCGGCCGGTCGTCGGGGTGAGCGTGCTGGGGGAGTCGCACGACCTGGCCGCCCGACGCCTCGCGGCCAAGACCGGTGACCGGTTCGAGGGCCTCACGGTCGCCACCACCGACGGCGGTGCGCTGCTCATCGACGGCGCGAGCGCCTGGCTCGAGTGCACGGTCGACCGCGAGGTGCCGGCCGGCGACCACATGATCGTGCTGCTGCGGATCGAGGCGTTCGAGCTGGAGCGCACGATCGCGCCGCTCGTCTTCCACTCGAGCGGCTTCCGACGCCTCTCGGCGTGA
- a CDS encoding Hsp70 family protein — MEPFRLGVDFGTSSTVAALLGPDGRVRPLLFDSSPLLSSAVFLGPDATVLTGADAERAGVANPAGLEPNPKRRIDDGTVWLGEREVGVVDLIATVLGRVAAEAYRVTGAPPAGVVLTHPAGWRQARLGILHAAATRAGLGPLEFVPEPVAAAAYFVRVLGQTLPPDRCLVVYDFGAGTFDVSVVRPAGTGFVVVASAGLPDVGGLDVDAAVVAHARSLTGGATQAWSRLDWPQSPSDLQARHALWRGAKAAKEQLSRHPATDLHVPLAGTDVRLTREEFDKLAAPLLERTSGLTLSVLREAGVAPEQIGGVFLVGGSSRIPLAATLLHRTLRIAPTALDHPELVVAEGSLRAAPAEPPTITLPPGGGAPTLPIPAPASGPPSTAPPSAPPYAAAPASAPPYAAGPGRGPRRRKALVIGGAAALVAVAVIAAAVLLILKPWVPGPITGATNVAVLKAHTDGVNAVAFSPDGKLLASAGEDDTIRFWDVDSHQPTGHDLTGFTIAPTAIAFAPDGKRLLSLASSDVQVWEVSSRRSAYDDLETLDTKVGDAYPGTLESIEFTDDGKRIAAASTYGNVLNWNTGNGSRAATYPTIAGPKKSLSDVALSPDGTTLAALDSTDGLRLYDVAKKTPVGGPLTAEDDPYGGLTFSPDGKFLAATTSGAGVIVFDLGTGRVVATLEGFTSMVRTIAFSPDGKILAAAGDDSRILLWDVPNDRQIGPALTGHAKKVDGSAASIHDLTFSPDGKYLASASTDKTVILWELDRN; from the coding sequence GTGGAACCCTTCAGACTGGGCGTCGACTTCGGTACCTCCAGTACGGTCGCGGCCTTACTCGGGCCCGACGGACGGGTTCGTCCACTGCTGTTCGACTCGTCCCCTTTGCTGTCGTCCGCGGTCTTCCTCGGCCCCGACGCGACGGTCCTCACCGGTGCGGACGCCGAGCGGGCCGGCGTCGCGAACCCGGCCGGCCTGGAGCCGAACCCGAAGCGCCGGATCGACGACGGCACGGTCTGGCTCGGTGAGCGCGAGGTCGGCGTCGTCGATCTGATCGCCACCGTGCTGGGGCGGGTCGCGGCCGAGGCGTACCGGGTGACGGGTGCGCCGCCGGCCGGCGTCGTCCTGACCCATCCGGCCGGGTGGCGGCAGGCCCGGCTGGGAATCCTGCACGCGGCCGCCACCCGGGCCGGGCTGGGGCCGCTGGAGTTCGTCCCGGAGCCGGTGGCCGCGGCCGCGTACTTCGTCCGCGTGCTGGGGCAGACGCTCCCGCCCGACCGATGCCTGGTCGTCTACGACTTCGGCGCGGGGACGTTCGACGTCAGCGTGGTGCGGCCGGCCGGGACCGGATTCGTCGTCGTGGCGTCGGCCGGGCTGCCGGACGTCGGCGGGCTCGACGTCGACGCGGCGGTCGTCGCGCACGCGCGGTCGCTGACCGGGGGCGCGACGCAGGCGTGGTCGCGGCTCGACTGGCCGCAGTCGCCGTCCGACCTGCAGGCCCGGCACGCGCTGTGGCGCGGGGCCAAGGCGGCCAAGGAGCAGCTCTCCCGGCACCCGGCGACCGACCTGCACGTGCCGCTGGCCGGCACCGACGTGCGGCTGACCCGCGAGGAGTTCGACAAGCTGGCGGCGCCGCTGCTGGAGCGCACGTCGGGGTTGACGCTGAGCGTGCTGCGCGAGGCCGGGGTCGCGCCGGAGCAGATCGGGGGAGTGTTCCTGGTCGGTGGGTCGTCGCGGATTCCGCTGGCTGCGACGCTGCTGCACCGGACCCTGCGGATCGCGCCGACGGCGCTCGACCACCCCGAGCTGGTAGTGGCCGAAGGAAGTTTGCGCGCTGCCCCCGCCGAGCCGCCCACGATCACGTTGCCGCCCGGCGGCGGAGCCCCGACCCTCCCGATCCCGGCACCCGCGAGCGGACCACCCTCCACGGCCCCGCCCAGCGCCCCGCCCTACGCGGCCGCCCCGGCCAGCGCCCCGCCCTACGCGGCCGGGCCTGGGCGTGGGCCTCGGCGCCGGAAGGCGTTGGTGATCGGGGGCGCTGCGGCGCTGGTGGCGGTCGCCGTCATCGCGGCCGCCGTGCTGCTGATCCTCAAGCCCTGGGTACCGGGCCCGATCACCGGCGCGACAAATGTCGCTGTACTTAAAGCCCACACCGACGGCGTGAACGCGGTCGCGTTCAGCCCCGACGGCAAGCTCCTGGCCAGCGCGGGCGAGGACGACACGATCCGCTTCTGGGACGTCGACTCGCACCAGCCGACCGGCCACGACCTGACCGGCTTCACGATCGCCCCGACCGCGATCGCGTTCGCCCCGGACGGCAAGCGCCTGCTGTCGCTGGCCAGCAGCGACGTCCAGGTCTGGGAAGTCTCCAGCCGCCGATCCGCCTACGACGACCTGGAAACGCTCGACACGAAGGTCGGCGACGCCTACCCGGGCACGCTCGAGTCGATCGAGTTCACCGACGACGGCAAGCGCATCGCGGCCGCGTCCACCTACGGCAACGTGCTCAACTGGAACACCGGGAACGGCTCCCGCGCGGCCACTTACCCGACGATCGCCGGGCCGAAGAAGTCGCTCAGCGACGTCGCGCTCAGCCCCGACGGCACCACGCTGGCCGCGCTCGACAGCACGGACGGCCTGCGGCTCTACGACGTCGCCAAGAAGACGCCGGTCGGCGGACCGCTGACCGCGGAGGACGACCCCTACGGCGGGCTGACGTTCAGTCCGGACGGAAAGTTCCTGGCCGCCACCACCTCGGGCGCCGGGGTCATCGTCTTCGACCTCGGCACCGGCCGGGTGGTCGCCACCCTCGAGGGGTTCACCAGCATGGTGCGGACGATCGCGTTCAGCCCGGACGGGAAGATCCTCGCGGCCGCCGGCGACGACAGCCGGATCCTGCTCTGGGACGTTCCGAACGACCGGCAGATCGGCCCGGCGCTCACCGGCCACGCGAAGAAGGTCGACGGCTCGGCGGCCTCGATCCACGACCTGACGTTCAGCCCGGACGGGAAGTACCTCGCGAGCGCGAGCACGGACAAGACCGTGATCCTCTGGGAACTCGACCGAAATTGA
- the gap gene encoding type I glyceraldehyde-3-phosphate dehydrogenase, which yields MTIRVGINGFGRIGRNFFRAALESGADIQVVGVNDLTDNATLAHLLKYDSILGRLQQDVKASADEISVGGQTIKALEERDPSKLPWGDLGADVVIESTGFFTDAVKAKAHIDGGAKKVIISAPAKNEDFTVVMGVNDADYDPAKHNIISNASCTTNCLGPLAKVLNDAFGIEKGLMTTVHAYTQDQNLQDGPHKDLRRARAAGINVVPTSTGAAKAIGLVLPDLVGKLDGYALRVPIPTGSATDLTVDLAREASVEEINAAYQAAAEGPLKGYLKYNSDPIVSSDIVTDPASCIYDAPLTKVIGNQAKVVGWYDNEWGYSNRLVDLVSLVGKTL from the coding sequence GTGACCATCCGGGTAGGTATCAACGGGTTCGGACGTATCGGGCGCAACTTCTTCCGGGCCGCCCTGGAGTCCGGCGCCGACATCCAGGTCGTGGGCGTCAACGACCTGACCGACAACGCGACGCTGGCCCACCTGCTGAAGTACGACAGCATCCTCGGTCGCCTGCAGCAGGACGTGAAGGCCAGCGCCGACGAGATCTCGGTCGGCGGCCAGACGATCAAGGCGCTCGAGGAGCGCGACCCGTCCAAGCTGCCGTGGGGCGACCTCGGCGCGGACGTCGTCATCGAGTCGACCGGCTTCTTCACCGACGCGGTCAAGGCCAAGGCGCACATCGACGGTGGCGCGAAGAAGGTCATCATCTCGGCGCCGGCCAAGAACGAGGACTTCACGGTCGTCATGGGCGTGAACGACGCCGACTACGACCCGGCCAAGCACAACATCATCTCGAACGCGTCCTGCACCACGAACTGCCTCGGCCCGCTGGCCAAGGTGCTCAACGACGCGTTCGGCATCGAAAAGGGCCTGATGACGACGGTCCACGCCTACACGCAGGACCAGAACCTGCAGGACGGCCCGCACAAGGACCTCCGTCGCGCCCGCGCGGCCGGCATCAACGTGGTCCCGACCAGCACCGGTGCCGCCAAGGCGATCGGCCTCGTGCTCCCCGACCTGGTCGGCAAGCTCGACGGCTACGCGCTCCGGGTGCCGATCCCCACCGGCTCGGCCACCGACCTCACCGTCGACCTGGCCCGTGAGGCCTCGGTCGAGGAGATCAACGCCGCCTACCAGGCCGCCGCCGAGGGCCCGCTCAAGGGTTACCTGAAGTACAACAGCGACCCGATCGTGTCGTCGGACATCGTCACCGACCCGGCGTCCTGCATCTACGACGCCCCGCTGACCAAGGTCATCGGCAACCAGGCCAAGGTCGTCGGCTGGTACGACAACGAGTGGGGCTACTCGAACCGCCTCGTCGACCTGGTCTCCCTCGTCGGCAAGACGCTCTGA
- a CDS encoding phosphoglycerate kinase: protein MKSLDDLLAEGVAGRRVLLRADLNVPLDGQKITDDGRIRAVLPTITALRDAGARVIVFSHLGRPKGAPDPKYSLEPVAQRLDELLGAPVAFATDTVGPQAQEAVAGVGDGGVVLLENLRFNAGETSKDDAARKAFAQELSNFAGQDGAYVDDAFGAVHRKHASVYDLAQLRPAYAGYLVARELDVLRQLTGEPERPYVVVLGGSKVSDKLGVIDALLPKVDTLLIGGGMCFTFLAAQGHGVGDSLLEQEMIDTCKRLLSEGGDKIVLPTDVVLADDFSADANTKVVPADALEDGWKGLDIGPESVRLFSDKLAGAKTVFWNGPMGVFELAPFAEGTRGVAEAVASVDGLTIVGGGDSAAAVRQLGIEESRFGHISTGGGASLEFLEGKELPGVAALEGA from the coding sequence ATGAAGAGCCTCGACGACCTGCTCGCCGAGGGTGTGGCCGGTCGGCGCGTGCTGCTGCGCGCCGACCTGAACGTCCCCCTCGACGGCCAGAAGATCACCGACGACGGACGCATCCGCGCGGTCCTCCCGACGATCACCGCGCTCCGCGACGCGGGCGCGCGCGTGATCGTCTTCTCCCACCTCGGACGCCCGAAGGGCGCGCCGGACCCGAAGTACTCGCTCGAGCCGGTCGCGCAGCGGCTGGACGAGCTGCTCGGCGCGCCGGTGGCGTTCGCGACCGACACCGTCGGCCCGCAGGCGCAGGAAGCCGTGGCCGGCGTCGGCGACGGCGGGGTCGTGCTGCTGGAGAACCTCCGCTTCAACGCGGGCGAGACCAGCAAGGACGACGCTGCGCGGAAGGCGTTCGCGCAGGAGCTGTCGAACTTCGCCGGCCAGGACGGCGCCTACGTCGACGACGCGTTCGGCGCCGTGCACCGCAAGCACGCCAGCGTGTACGACCTGGCCCAGCTGCGCCCGGCCTACGCCGGCTACCTGGTGGCCCGTGAGCTCGACGTGCTCCGTCAGCTCACCGGCGAGCCCGAGCGGCCGTACGTCGTCGTGCTCGGCGGCAGCAAGGTCTCCGACAAGCTGGGCGTCATCGACGCGCTGCTGCCGAAGGTCGACACGCTGTTGATCGGCGGCGGCATGTGCTTCACGTTCCTCGCGGCCCAGGGCCACGGCGTCGGTGACTCGCTGCTCGAGCAGGAGATGATCGACACCTGCAAGCGGTTGCTGTCCGAGGGCGGCGACAAGATCGTGCTTCCGACCGACGTCGTCCTCGCGGACGACTTCTCGGCCGACGCCAACACGAAGGTCGTTCCGGCCGACGCTCTGGAAGACGGCTGGAAGGGCCTGGACATCGGGCCTGAGTCGGTGCGGCTGTTCTCGGACAAGCTGGCCGGCGCGAAGACCGTGTTCTGGAACGGGCCGATGGGCGTGTTCGAGCTGGCGCCGTTCGCCGAGGGCACCCGCGGGGTCGCCGAGGCGGTCGCGTCGGTGGACGGGCTCACGATCGTCGGTGGTGGCGACTCGGCCGCGGCCGTGCGTCAGCTCGGGATCGAGGAGTCGCGGTTCGGGCACATCTCGACCGGCGGCGGGGCCTCGCTGGAGTTCCTGGAGGGCAAGGAACTGCCCGGCGTCGCCGCACTCGAAGGGGCCTGA
- the tpiA gene encoding triose-phosphate isomerase, whose protein sequence is MAKKVSFERRPLIAGNWKMNLNHLEAISLTQKIAISLTEEQLALVEAAVIPPFTDLRSVQTLIQGDKLNLAYGAQDLSPYDSGAYTGDVSGAMLAKLDCTYVIVGHSERREYHHEDDSVVNAKVRAAFKHGLTPILCVGEGLSVREEAAHVPHCTAQLDAALAKVTAEQVANIVIAYEPVWAIGTGKVATPEDAQEVCGEIRKALAAKYSEEIANGIRVLYGGSVKAKNVAAIMAQPDVDGALVGGASIDADEFATIVRFPEHATAVS, encoded by the coding sequence ATGGCGAAGAAGGTCAGCTTCGAGCGTCGTCCGCTGATCGCGGGCAACTGGAAGATGAACCTCAACCACCTCGAGGCGATCTCCCTCACCCAGAAGATCGCGATCAGCCTCACCGAGGAGCAGCTCGCGCTGGTCGAGGCGGCGGTCATCCCGCCGTTCACCGACCTGCGCAGCGTCCAGACGCTGATCCAGGGCGACAAGCTCAACCTCGCCTACGGCGCGCAGGACCTGTCGCCGTACGACTCGGGCGCCTACACCGGGGACGTCTCCGGAGCGATGCTCGCGAAGCTCGACTGCACGTACGTGATCGTCGGCCACTCCGAGCGGCGCGAGTACCACCACGAGGACGACTCGGTGGTGAACGCCAAGGTGCGCGCCGCGTTCAAGCACGGCCTGACGCCGATCCTGTGCGTGGGCGAGGGCCTCTCGGTGCGTGAGGAGGCCGCGCACGTCCCGCACTGCACCGCACAGCTCGATGCGGCACTGGCCAAGGTCACGGCCGAGCAGGTCGCGAACATCGTGATCGCGTACGAGCCGGTCTGGGCGATCGGCACCGGCAAGGTCGCGACGCCGGAGGACGCGCAGGAGGTCTGCGGGGAGATCCGGAAGGCGCTGGCCGCGAAGTACTCGGAAGAGATCGCGAACGGCATCCGGGTGCTGTACGGCGGCTCGGTCAAGGCGAAGAACGTCGCCGCGATCATGGCCCAGCCCGATGTGGACGGCGCCCTGGTGGGCGGCGCGAGCATCGACGCCGACGAGTTCGCGACGATCGTCCGGTTCCCCGAACACGCGACGGCAGTCAGCTGA
- a CDS encoding thiamine diphosphokinase, with translation MAGGEPPAAAFLAGLPPDAFVVAADSGVDGAHGIGLRVGLAVGDFDSASASAAARVEAEGGQVERYPAAKDATDLEIALDAALARAPSRIVVLGGAGGRFDHWLAVAFLLASPLYAAVDLQARWSAATVTVVRRSASLTGRPGEVVTLLPVHGAAVGIATEGLLYPLRDEDLPPGTTRGVSNVLEGATAHVTVRGGTLLAIQPH, from the coding sequence GTGGCCGGCGGGGAACCGCCGGCCGCTGCGTTTCTGGCGGGTCTACCGCCGGACGCGTTCGTGGTGGCCGCGGACTCCGGGGTGGACGGCGCGCACGGCATCGGGCTGCGCGTCGGCCTGGCGGTCGGCGACTTCGACTCTGCGTCGGCCTCAGCCGCGGCCCGGGTCGAGGCCGAGGGCGGGCAGGTCGAGCGGTACCCGGCCGCGAAGGACGCCACCGACCTGGAGATCGCCCTCGACGCCGCCCTCGCCCGGGCGCCCTCGCGCATCGTGGTACTGGGCGGGGCGGGCGGCCGGTTCGACCACTGGCTGGCCGTGGCCTTCCTGCTGGCGTCTCCGCTGTACGCGGCCGTGGATCTCCAGGCCCGCTGGTCGGCGGCGACCGTCACCGTGGTGCGCCGCTCGGCGTCCTTGACCGGGCGCCCGGGGGAGGTCGTCACATTGCTGCCGGTACACGGCGCGGCCGTCGGTATCGCGACCGAGGGCCTGCTCTATCCGCTCCGGGACGAAGACCTACCTCCCGGCACCACCCGGGGCGTCTCCAACGTCCTCGAGGGTGCCACCGCGCACGTGACCGTGCGCGGTGGCACCCTGCTGGCGATCCAGCCCCACTAA
- a CDS encoding ABC transporter permease — protein MVVRVLAKITLRGLLGRRRFLLLFPLPVLLVVAAIIGRASGADPAKWADPVLTQIGFGVVLPLIAMIVGTGVLGSELEDGSAVTLLTTPVPRGTIVLTKLGVAIGVTTLATAVPMFVAGILVDSVRLGIGLAVGAFVGSVAYSALFVALSVISRRPVLIAIGYLVLWETTLANLLDGVRWLSIRQFAVTTSDWVASTDLVTSRLPAVYAVLATIVLATAAATLAIDRLSAFSVRGETG, from the coding sequence ATGGTTGTTCGGGTTCTCGCCAAGATCACGCTCCGGGGACTGCTCGGCCGTCGCCGGTTCCTGCTCCTCTTCCCGCTGCCGGTGTTGCTGGTCGTCGCGGCGATCATCGGGCGGGCGTCCGGGGCCGACCCGGCGAAGTGGGCCGACCCGGTGCTCACCCAGATCGGGTTCGGGGTGGTGCTGCCGCTGATCGCGATGATCGTCGGCACCGGCGTCCTGGGCTCGGAACTGGAGGACGGCAGCGCGGTGACGCTGCTGACCACCCCCGTACCGCGCGGGACGATCGTCCTGACGAAGCTGGGCGTGGCCATCGGCGTCACGACGCTGGCCACCGCGGTGCCGATGTTCGTCGCCGGGATCCTGGTCGACTCGGTCCGGCTCGGGATCGGGCTGGCGGTCGGCGCGTTCGTCGGGTCGGTGGCCTACTCGGCGCTGTTCGTCGCGCTGAGCGTCATCAGCCGGCGGCCGGTGCTGATCGCGATCGGCTATCTGGTGCTGTGGGAGACGACGCTGGCCAACCTGCTCGACGGGGTCCGCTGGCTGAGCATCCGCCAGTTCGCGGTGACGACGTCGGACTGGGTCGCGTCGACCGATCTGGTCACGTCCCGGCTGCCGGCCGTCTACGCCGTGCTGGCGACGATCGTCCTGGCCACGGCGGCCGCCACGCTGGCGATCGACCGCCTCAGCGCCTTCAGCGTCCGCGGCGAAACGGGTTAG
- a CDS encoding ABC transporter ATP-binding protein — translation MTSEVLEAAPPATRSVIDVRGVSRWFGNVVAVNDITMSIGTGVTGLLGPNGAGKTTLLHLMAGLLAPSRGEILVQDAPVWRNPAIYRTLGLVVDREDTYGFLSARELVEATATLHKMDHPRSAADRAIAMVNLGPAADRRIATYSKGMRQRARVAAALVHDPAVLLLDEPFNGMDPRQRLELMELLHRMGEEGRTVLFSSHILEEVEQVSQQIQVMVAGRLAASGDHRAIRRLMTQRPHEFRLSSSNDRSLGVALLALESVSGVELENDGVLVRASDYGAFTAALPSAARGAGVRLYQVLPADESLESVFSYLIGG, via the coding sequence ATGACGAGCGAGGTCCTGGAGGCGGCACCGCCGGCCACGAGGTCGGTGATCGACGTCCGCGGGGTGTCCCGGTGGTTCGGGAACGTGGTCGCGGTCAACGACATCACGATGTCGATCGGTACCGGCGTCACCGGTCTGCTCGGTCCGAACGGGGCCGGCAAGACGACGTTGCTGCATCTGATGGCCGGGCTGCTCGCGCCGTCGCGGGGCGAGATCCTGGTGCAGGACGCGCCGGTCTGGCGCAACCCGGCGATCTACCGCACGCTCGGCCTGGTCGTCGACCGGGAGGACACGTACGGGTTCCTCTCGGCCCGCGAGCTGGTCGAGGCGACCGCGACGCTGCACAAGATGGATCACCCCCGCTCGGCCGCCGACCGGGCGATCGCGATGGTGAACCTCGGCCCGGCCGCCGACCGCCGGATCGCCACCTACTCCAAGGGCATGCGCCAGCGGGCCCGGGTCGCGGCCGCACTGGTGCACGATCCGGCCGTGCTGCTGCTGGACGAGCCGTTCAACGGCATGGACCCGCGCCAGCGGCTCGAGCTGATGGAGCTGCTCCACCGGATGGGCGAGGAGGGCCGGACGGTCCTGTTCAGCTCGCACATCCTGGAGGAGGTGGAGCAGGTCTCCCAGCAGATCCAGGTGATGGTGGCCGGGCGGCTCGCGGCCTCCGGCGACCACCGGGCGATCCGGCGGCTGATGACCCAGCGTCCGCACGAGTTCCGGCTGTCGTCCAGCAACGACCGCTCGTTGGGCGTCGCCCTCCTCGCGCTGGAATCCGTCTCGGGGGTGGAGCTGGAGAACGACGGCGTGCTGGTGCGGGCCAGTGACTACGGCGCGTTCACCGCGGCGCTCCCCTCCGCGGCGCGCGGCGCCGGCGTGCGGCTCTACCAGGTTCTTCCTGCGGACGAGTCGCTCGAAAGCGTTTTCTCGTACCTGATCGGGGGCTGA
- a CDS encoding ABC transporter permease: MTSVIHDLGYQRYTGPRLGRGYAFRTLYVHSLRTAFGLGRGIKAKIFSWSIISFILLAGLIVTVIAAQTGQSVTTSPMFLDNMTILSVLLLAGIAPELTSRDQQTRALSLYFARPLRRTDYALARLGGLVTALFLVLAAPVTLMFVGAALSTKKGADGITHAAGDWAAGLAHGATHAIVLSSISVLIASLIRRRAIAAAAIVAVFLVTTPAVAFTEALNASQGTSELVAMTNPPAALNYLGIWLYADDPTRYTGGDPIAHGPLLAVYFVVLSAACIALLVARYRKVPA; this comes from the coding sequence ATGACCAGCGTCATCCATGACCTCGGGTACCAGCGGTACACCGGACCGCGGCTCGGCCGCGGCTACGCGTTCCGCACGCTGTACGTGCACTCGCTGCGCACCGCGTTCGGCCTCGGCCGGGGGATCAAGGCGAAGATCTTCAGCTGGTCGATCATCAGCTTCATCCTGCTGGCCGGCCTGATCGTCACCGTGATCGCCGCCCAGACCGGCCAGAGCGTGACGACCAGCCCGATGTTCCTCGACAACATGACGATCCTGTCGGTCCTGCTGCTGGCCGGCATCGCTCCCGAGCTCACGTCCCGCGACCAGCAGACCCGGGCGCTCTCGCTGTACTTCGCCCGGCCGCTGCGCCGCACGGACTACGCGCTGGCCCGGCTGGGCGGCCTGGTCACCGCGCTGTTCCTGGTGCTGGCCGCGCCGGTGACGCTGATGTTCGTCGGGGCGGCGCTCTCCACCAAGAAGGGCGCCGACGGCATCACGCACGCGGCCGGCGACTGGGCCGCCGGGCTGGCCCACGGCGCCACCCACGCGATCGTGCTGTCGTCGATCAGCGTGCTGATCGCGTCGCTGATCCGACGCCGGGCGATCGCCGCCGCCGCCATCGTCGCGGTGTTCCTGGTGACGACGCCGGCGGTGGCGTTCACCGAGGCGCTGAACGCGAGCCAGGGCACCAGCGAGCTGGTCGCGATGACCAACCCGCCGGCCGCGCTGAACTACCTCGGCATCTGGCTCTACGCCGACGACCCGACCCGGTACACGGGCGGCGACCCGATCGCGCACGGCCCGCTGCTCGCCGTCTACTTCGTCGTCCTCTCGGCCGCCTGCATCGCGCTGCTGGTGGCCCGCTATCGGAAGGTTCCGGCATGA
- a CDS encoding ABC transporter ATP-binding protein encodes MTVITTQSLAKQYDGGVRALDDLSVTIDSAAVSGTDTAGGVVGLVGANGAGKSTFLKIVLGLLAPTSGTIQVLGLDPTVDGELVRARVGYMPEFDCLPPDLSAAELVTHFGRMSGLPKAAARERASETLRHVGLYEERYRQIGGYSTGMKQRVKLAQALVHDPDLLLLDEPTNGLDPAGRDAMLDLVRRIGTEFGITVVICSHLLGEIERICDYLVALDGGRLLRADRVDAMTTGQDELVIEVDANAEALVELLKNRGTDARQDGRTVLVPLVDDTTYDVILDAVADLHLALHRLDQRRHRVAELFARAEAGAA; translated from the coding sequence GTGACCGTCATTACGACTCAATCCCTGGCCAAACAGTACGACGGTGGCGTACGGGCGCTCGACGACCTGTCCGTCACGATCGACTCCGCGGCGGTGTCAGGCACTGACACGGCAGGCGGTGTGGTCGGCCTCGTCGGTGCGAACGGCGCCGGGAAGTCGACGTTCCTGAAGATCGTCCTCGGGCTGCTGGCCCCGACCAGCGGCACCATCCAGGTCCTCGGACTCGACCCCACCGTCGACGGTGAGCTCGTCCGGGCCCGGGTCGGCTACATGCCCGAGTTCGACTGCCTCCCGCCCGACCTCAGCGCGGCCGAACTGGTCACGCACTTCGGACGGATGAGCGGCCTGCCCAAGGCGGCCGCCCGCGAGCGCGCGTCCGAGACGCTGCGTCACGTCGGCCTGTACGAGGAGCGCTACCGGCAGATCGGCGGCTACTCGACCGGCATGAAGCAGCGGGTCAAGCTGGCCCAGGCCCTGGTCCACGACCCCGACCTGCTCCTGCTCGACGAGCCGACCAACGGCCTCGACCCGGCCGGCCGGGACGCGATGCTCGACCTCGTCCGCCGGATCGGCACCGAGTTCGGCATCACGGTCGTCATCTGCTCCCACCTGCTCGGCGAGATCGAGCGGATCTGCGACTACCTGGTCGCGCTCGACGGCGGCCGGCTGCTCCGCGCCGACCGCGTCGACGCGATGACGACCGGCCAGGACGAGCTGGTCATAGAGGTCGACGCGAACGCCGAGGCTCTCGTCGAGCTGCTGAAGAACCGCGGTACGGACGCCCGGCAGGACGGCCGCACCGTGCTGGTACCGCTGGTCGACGACACCACGTACGACGTCATCCTGGACGCGGTCGCCGACCTCCACCTGGCCCTGCACCGGCTCGACCAGCGCCGGCACCGGGTCGCCGAACTGTTCGCGCGAGCCGAAGCGGGTGCGGCATGA
- a CDS encoding Uma2 family endonuclease, which translates to MTAAVGLYEPPDGWSDEELVQVPEGVHYEIEDGRLVVSPRPSFWHQEACRRLANVLEEQCPSQYWPVQEGEVRIYDGRVVAELRAPDILVVPRELTRRGAHRGWAHPHEVSVAAEVVSRHSYTPDRTTKVAIYAAWGIPLYLRLETEPEVVVYAYRLGGNKTYESPTEHRDLFTIEEPFQIQIDPALWR; encoded by the coding sequence ATGACAGCCGCGGTAGGACTCTACGAACCACCCGACGGATGGTCCGACGAAGAACTCGTGCAGGTACCCGAGGGCGTGCACTACGAGATCGAAGACGGCCGGCTGGTCGTCTCCCCCCGGCCGAGCTTCTGGCACCAGGAAGCTTGCCGCCGGTTAGCCAACGTCCTCGAGGAGCAGTGCCCGAGCCAGTACTGGCCGGTTCAGGAAGGTGAGGTCCGGATTTACGACGGCCGGGTCGTCGCCGAGCTCCGGGCTCCCGACATCCTCGTGGTCCCGCGCGAGCTGACGCGGCGCGGCGCCCATCGCGGCTGGGCGCATCCGCACGAGGTCTCGGTCGCGGCCGAGGTCGTGTCCCGCCATTCGTACACGCCCGACCGCACGACGAAGGTCGCGATCTATGCGGCCTGGGGCATCCCGCTCTACCTGCGGCTGGAGACCGAGCCCGAGGTCGTGGTCTACGCCTACCGGCTCGGCGGCAACAAGACGTACGAGAGCCCGACCGAGCACCGCGACCTGTTCACGATCGAAGAGCCGTTCCAGATCCAGATCGACCCGGCTCTCTGGCGCTAG